A window of Candidatus Bathyarchaeota archaeon contains these coding sequences:
- the rsmA gene encoding 16S rRNA (adenine(1518)-N(6)/adenine(1519)-N(6))-dimethyltransferase RsmA, giving the protein MSLEETKRLLRTYRIAPNKVLGQNFMVESSLYPKLCSYASLDASDVVLDAGAGFGFLTLFLADKCKSVIAVEKDRQVANVLRQQVQAINNVVVIEGDVLKAELPQFNKAISIPPYYLSSNLVTWLFDRKIDCAVLILQKEFVSRLVARVSSEDYGWLTVVTSHAAEAEVLDEVPAPMFYPQPEVDSVILRLKPWSKKPFEIKDGVFFRQMVKWLFTQRNKKLGKALAPFLRTTLKLSKQEAEKRAFEFSFRDMRVRELSAKQFGAIANALEND; this is encoded by the coding sequence ATGAGCCTTGAGGAAACGAAGCGACTACTTCGAACTTACCGAATCGCCCCGAACAAGGTTTTGGGGCAGAATTTCATGGTTGAGTCGTCTCTTTATCCGAAACTGTGCAGTTATGCTTCACTTGATGCTTCTGATGTGGTGTTGGATGCTGGTGCAGGCTTTGGTTTTCTGACACTTTTTTTGGCTGATAAGTGTAAGAGCGTTATAGCTGTTGAAAAAGACCGTCAAGTGGCAAACGTTCTTCGACAGCAAGTTCAAGCGATAAATAATGTAGTGGTGATTGAGGGAGACGTGTTAAAGGCTGAACTTCCGCAATTCAACAAAGCAATCTCCATTCCTCCCTACTATTTGTCTTCAAATTTGGTAACTTGGCTTTTTGACCGCAAAATTGATTGTGCAGTGTTGATTTTGCAAAAAGAATTCGTTAGCCGCCTTGTTGCGCGTGTAAGTAGTGAGGACTACGGTTGGCTAACCGTTGTGACTTCGCACGCGGCAGAAGCTGAGGTTTTAGATGAAGTGCCTGCACCGATGTTTTATCCTCAGCCAGAAGTAGATTCTGTAATTTTGCGATTAAAACCTTGGAGCAAAAAACCGTTTGAAATCAAGGATGGAGTGTTTTTTAGACAAATGGTTAAGTGGCTTTTTACTCAACGCAATAAAAAGTTGGGCAAGGCACTTGCGCCGTTTCTTAGAACTACGCTGAAGTTAAGCAAGCAGGAAGCGGAAAAGCGAGCTTTTGAGTTTTCTTTTCGTGATATGCGGGTTAGAGAACTCTCTGCGAAACAGTTTGGAGCAATAGCAAATGCCCTCGAAAACGATTAA
- a CDS encoding DUF655 domain-containing protein, with protein MEKRYEEYAYVLDFLQHGKPGFRPTGRAGYRAGALIQCVGEEFFTLLEALVKEGLIVKPGDRVYVGKDSREEVTYIIGRVGYEELTAAAKSELPTVINRIVLNREQWFVNFFNTARAITPRMHALELVPGIGKKYMWQVINERTRKPFESFDDLQKRTELPNPAKLITKRVMEELEGDSKYRLFTRAQ; from the coding sequence ATGGAAAAGCGGTATGAAGAGTACGCTTACGTGTTAGATTTCTTACAGCACGGCAAGCCAGGATTCCGTCCCACGGGGCGGGCAGGTTACCGAGCGGGAGCTCTTATTCAGTGTGTTGGTGAAGAATTCTTTACGCTTTTGGAGGCTTTAGTTAAAGAAGGGTTAATTGTCAAGCCAGGAGACCGTGTGTACGTGGGAAAAGATTCACGTGAAGAGGTTACGTACATTATAGGACGTGTTGGTTACGAGGAGTTAACAGCGGCTGCGAAATCAGAGCTTCCTACTGTGATTAACCGTATAGTGCTTAATCGGGAACAGTGGTTTGTCAACTTCTTCAATACGGCGCGGGCGATTACTCCGCGGATGCATGCATTGGAACTTGTGCCCGGTATTGGTAAGAAGTACATGTGGCAAGTCATTAACGAGCGTACTCGGAAACCGTTTGAGAGTTTCGATGATTTGCAAAAGCGCACTGAGTTGCCGAACCCTGCAAAGTTGATTACGAAGCGGGTTATGGAAGAACTTGAGGGCGACAGCAAGTACCGATTGTTCACGCGGGCGCAGTAA
- a CDS encoding RNA polymerase Rpb4 translates to MSKREVSESRLTLPQVKKVLDSIGEENLDQFQRRTLDYVNKFCKVDVEKAEALLQTLIKEYELDEAEAVQIINCMPETVDELRVFLAGGRKIIETTKLKAIVELLNENRLLK, encoded by the coding sequence ATGAGCAAGAGAGAAGTAAGCGAAAGTCGCTTGACTCTGCCGCAAGTCAAGAAGGTTCTGGACAGTATTGGAGAAGAAAACCTAGACCAGTTCCAGCGGCGCACACTTGACTATGTTAATAAGTTCTGTAAAGTTGACGTTGAAAAAGCTGAAGCGCTCTTGCAAACTCTAATAAAAGAATATGAACTTGACGAGGCTGAAGCGGTTCAGATTATCAACTGTATGCCTGAGACAGTGGACGAGTTGAGAGTATTCTTGGCAGGTGGCCGCAAAATAATCGAGACTACAAAATTGAAGGCTATTGTTGAGCTTTTGAATGAAAACAGGCTCTTGAAATAG
- a CDS encoding 50S ribosomal protein L21e, whose amino-acid sequence MKGSKGYYSGTRSLLRKPTRAKGKPQIGKLLQDYASGSQVIIKMDSSVQKSMPHKRFHGKIGTIVEKRGRGYVVRVPQGEAVKEIIVRSEHLEPYTGS is encoded by the coding sequence ATGAAAGGTTCAAAAGGATATTACTCGGGAACGCGCAGTCTACTTAGGAAACCGACTCGTGCTAAGGGTAAACCACAGATTGGCAAGTTACTTCAAGATTATGCTTCTGGCTCTCAAGTGATTATAAAGATGGATTCTAGCGTGCAGAAGAGTATGCCCCACAAACGATTCCACGGTAAAATAGGCACCATAGTTGAAAAGCGTGGCCGCGGATACGTAGTCCGTGTTCCTCAAGGTGAGGCTGTTAAAGAGATAATCGTTCGTTCAGAGCATTTAGAGCCATATACGGGTAGTTGA
- a CDS encoding tRNA pseudouridine(54/55) synthase Pus10: MNVLEKAYELLSKYPLCDHCLGRQFALLGYSMENNVRGQALKVSLTLQANDLVAEKNLEGVKRLKVLASNGFSREAQETLKHLKKRVLKKDSEKQCVLCDGKFELVHSLAKKALGIIEGYEFTTYLVGIELPTEVEEREDEFKATNNIAYGESIRHEFGRLLGKALGKLTGKDADYLKPDIVVVFNPFSEQIRLQVNPLFVAGKYRKLVRDIPQSKWFCSSCRGRGCKKCGGTGKMYPESVEEWVSKPLLETAQGETTFFHASGREDIDARMLGNGRPFVIEVSKPKKRFIDLKQIETLVNAGAVGTVEVSGLHFATKDVVRRLKRGEGAQKEYQLLAEFEKEVSDEDLRMIEEKLSGSCIKQQTPLRVMHRRADLMREKYIYKVKVKKVSLKRALLEIRCQGGLYVKELVSGDEGRTVPNVSDLLGNPAKTLKLDVLNVIMDNGKGEIG, translated from the coding sequence ATGAATGTTTTAGAAAAAGCCTACGAGTTGCTCAGCAAATATCCCCTGTGCGACCACTGCTTAGGCAGACAATTCGCTCTACTGGGCTACAGCATGGAGAACAATGTTCGAGGTCAAGCGCTTAAAGTCAGCTTAACCCTGCAAGCAAACGACCTTGTCGCAGAAAAGAACCTTGAAGGCGTAAAGCGGCTCAAAGTTTTGGCATCTAACGGTTTTTCAAGAGAAGCCCAAGAAACCCTAAAACACCTCAAAAAACGAGTGCTAAAAAAAGACTCAGAAAAACAGTGTGTTCTTTGTGATGGCAAATTTGAGCTTGTTCACAGTTTAGCAAAAAAAGCTCTGGGTATTATTGAGGGTTATGAGTTTACTACGTACCTTGTTGGGATTGAGTTGCCCACAGAGGTTGAGGAGCGGGAAGACGAGTTTAAGGCAACGAATAACATTGCTTATGGCGAGAGTATCAGGCATGAATTCGGACGGTTATTGGGCAAAGCACTTGGCAAGCTCACTGGCAAAGACGCTGATTACTTAAAACCCGACATTGTTGTAGTCTTTAACCCCTTCTCAGAGCAGATTCGCTTGCAGGTTAACCCTCTTTTTGTTGCTGGTAAATATCGTAAACTCGTGCGAGATATCCCTCAGTCGAAATGGTTCTGTTCAAGTTGCCGCGGTAGGGGTTGCAAGAAATGCGGTGGAACAGGCAAAATGTACCCTGAATCAGTGGAAGAATGGGTATCTAAACCGTTACTTGAAACTGCTCAAGGTGAAACCACTTTCTTTCATGCTTCAGGAAGAGAAGACATAGACGCTCGGATGCTTGGAAATGGGCGACCTTTTGTTATTGAGGTTTCAAAACCCAAGAAGCGATTTATAGATTTAAAGCAGATAGAAACGCTGGTTAATGCGGGTGCTGTTGGCACGGTTGAGGTTTCGGGTCTGCATTTTGCTACGAAGGACGTTGTTAGGCGCCTCAAAAGGGGTGAGGGGGCGCAGAAGGAGTATCAGTTATTGGCAGAGTTTGAGAAGGAAGTGTCAGATGAGGACTTACGCATGATAGAGGAAAAGCTTTCAGGTTCATGTATTAAACAGCAGACGCCTTTGCGTGTTATGCATCGAAGGGCGGATTTAATGCGAGAAAAGTACATATATAAGGTTAAAGTTAAGAAGGTGTCGCTTAAGAGAGCCTTACTGGAAATTCGTTGTCAAGGGGGGCTCTACGTTAAAGAATTGGTGTCTGGAGATGAAGGACGTACAGTACCTAACGTTTCGGATTTGCTTGGAAACCCAGCGAAGACGCTTAAGCTTGACGTTCTAAACGTAATAATGGATAATGGAAAAGGTGAAATTGGATGA
- a CDS encoding signal recognition particle protein Srp54, producing MAVDKLGSSLYNAIKKVFKASVIDEETVKELVRDIQRALLQADVNVQLVLEISKRIEERALKEKVPPGISRREHVIKVVYEELTRFVGDKPVPLKMEPGKKKIIMLVGIQGSGKTTHAAKLARYFQKRGLKPAVICADTYRPGAFAQLQQLANRINIPVYGDVKAKDPVKVVKEGLKQFADKDLIIVDTAGRHKEEKDLIKEMKDLEKHIKPDEVIMVIDGTIGQQALIQAKTFHEATPIGAIIVTKLDGSSRGGGALSAVAATGAPIKFIGTGEKIEDVEPFVPSRFVGRLLGMGDLETLLEKVHDAEIKVPQKKAKEILSGKFTLTDMYDQFSAVKNMGPFSKVLKMLPGMSYDLPEDMLNTAEGRLDKWRVIIQSMTPQERENPKIFNASRARRVARGSGTTEKDVKELLKQYVMMRKMLKMFKRKKKLPFGLGGKGLPAGFK from the coding sequence ATGGCTGTCGACAAATTAGGCTCCTCACTATACAACGCAATAAAGAAGGTTTTCAAAGCCTCCGTCATAGACGAAGAAACAGTGAAGGAACTAGTCCGAGACATCCAGCGAGCACTACTCCAAGCAGACGTAAACGTACAACTAGTTCTAGAAATCTCAAAACGCATAGAAGAACGCGCCCTAAAAGAAAAAGTACCACCCGGCATCTCAAGACGCGAACACGTCATAAAAGTAGTCTACGAAGAATTAACCCGCTTCGTAGGTGACAAGCCTGTGCCACTCAAAATGGAGCCAGGCAAAAAGAAAATCATAATGCTCGTCGGAATCCAAGGCTCAGGAAAAACAACCCACGCCGCAAAACTGGCACGCTACTTCCAGAAACGAGGCTTAAAACCAGCCGTGATTTGCGCCGACACATATCGCCCAGGCGCCTTTGCCCAACTCCAACAGCTCGCCAACAGGATTAACATTCCAGTTTACGGTGACGTGAAAGCCAAAGACCCCGTAAAAGTCGTTAAGGAAGGGCTAAAACAATTCGCCGACAAGGACTTAATCATCGTTGACACGGCAGGCCGCCACAAAGAAGAAAAAGACCTGATCAAGGAAATGAAAGACCTTGAAAAACACATCAAACCTGACGAAGTCATAATGGTCATAGACGGCACCATCGGACAGCAAGCCCTAATTCAAGCTAAGACTTTCCATGAGGCAACCCCAATCGGTGCCATAATCGTCACAAAACTTGACGGCTCCTCAAGAGGGGGTGGCGCACTCTCCGCGGTTGCAGCTACAGGAGCACCAATCAAATTCATCGGTACAGGCGAAAAAATCGAAGATGTGGAACCGTTTGTTCCCTCACGTTTTGTCGGGCGCCTCTTAGGTATGGGCGACTTAGAAACACTTCTCGAAAAGGTGCATGATGCTGAAATCAAGGTCCCGCAGAAGAAAGCCAAGGAAATTCTCAGTGGCAAATTCACATTAACCGACATGTATGACCAGTTCAGCGCCGTCAAAAACATGGGTCCCTTTAGCAAAGTTCTCAAAATGTTGCCTGGGATGTCCTATGACCTGCCCGAAGACATGCTTAACACTGCAGAAGGGCGTTTAGACAAGTGGCGCGTGATTATCCAGTCAATGACACCGCAGGAAAGAGAGAACCCCAAAATTTTCAATGCTTCACGGGCAAGACGTGTCGCGCGCGGCTCAGGAACAACTGAAAAGGATGTCAAAGAACTCTTAAAGCAGTACGTTATGATGCGAAAAATGCTTAAAATGTTTAAGCGCAAGAAAAAGTTGCCTTTCGGGCTTGGCGGCAAAGGGCTGCCCGCAGGTTTCAAGTAG
- a CDS encoding PQQ-binding-like beta-propeller repeat protein — protein sequence MMTLSNASAHTPAWKIVSYAYVTAAPNPVGVGQTVYVYMWVDTPLSGALVTNDIRRHGYTLTITQPDGKNETQTWAATQDTTGVQSYSFTPDAVGEYILTFNYPGQVHTWSGDFQNDTYLPAQAVTKLTVQDEQVPPTTGGGALPTEFWSRPIDGGNSDWYTISSNWLNGPYIRSGASATGGAGYGRYQKDGSAPETAHVMWTKELQFGGVVGGTSTGNIGEGYYTGSSYNTRFSNAIIMHGTLYYQEPYGNSGGGGAYIAVDLQTGKELWRINASATGVSLVPSFGYLYSFHDGNQHGVLPNGLLIATTTSYTGLGTVWKAYDARTGVLTTMNVTNIPSGTATGTLAASMSTGASAAGPRGEYLIYTLANLGTTASPKWYLSQWNFSKIHQLTAGQIGAGNWYPGTFNATDSRMYDWNVSLPSLAGTGWSIYRDVLVDDRLLLVQGSLGTGPRTQGYGANITAINLNANSRGTTLWSKYYAPAPNNVTRVIVAVDAIAGTFVTEDKETLELNGFSLQNGNHLWTAETPVVEWDTLRRDSLSAYGNFYAAGYDGILYCYDDATGKLKWSYGNGGEGNSTYAGLDTVYGHYPIFVDVIADGKVYVGVTEHSPDQPLYKGAKYRCINATTGEEIWALTGMGSGMYVGMTDVIADGYFAYLNIYDMQVYCVGKGASKLTVEAPPAAVTQGQSVVIRGTITDIAAGTTQKEQAARFPNGVPCVSDKSQGAWMEYVYMHKEKPTDATGVEISIAVIDANGNYRVIGNTLSDSSGTYGIQWTPDIPGKYTVIAAFAGSNSYYGSSAQTYFAVDEAAATATPQPIVEQSMADLYFLPAIAGLFVAIIVIGLLIILMLRKRP from the coding sequence ATGATGACTCTATCAAATGCTAGCGCGCACACGCCTGCATGGAAAATCGTCTCATACGCTTATGTAACTGCTGCTCCGAATCCTGTAGGCGTCGGGCAGACAGTGTACGTTTACATGTGGGTTGACACGCCTTTATCAGGCGCGCTGGTAACTAACGACATTCGCCGACATGGATATACGTTGACTATTACCCAACCAGACGGGAAAAACGAAACTCAAACGTGGGCTGCTACACAAGATACCACTGGAGTACAATCATACTCGTTTACCCCTGACGCAGTAGGCGAATATATCCTCACCTTCAACTATCCTGGGCAAGTACATACTTGGAGCGGTGACTTCCAAAACGATACTTACCTTCCTGCCCAAGCAGTAACTAAACTCACTGTGCAAGACGAGCAAGTTCCCCCCACAACAGGCGGCGGCGCTCTTCCAACTGAATTCTGGTCAAGACCCATAGACGGTGGAAACAGCGACTGGTACACAATATCCTCCAACTGGCTTAACGGCCCCTACATCCGCAGCGGCGCTAGTGCTACTGGTGGTGCAGGTTACGGCAGGTATCAAAAAGACGGGTCAGCACCAGAAACAGCACACGTTATGTGGACTAAAGAGCTTCAGTTCGGAGGCGTTGTCGGCGGGACTTCAACTGGAAACATAGGTGAAGGATACTATACAGGCAGTTCATACAATACGCGGTTCTCTAACGCTATCATCATGCATGGAACCCTCTATTATCAAGAACCATACGGCAACTCGGGCGGCGGAGGAGCTTATATTGCAGTTGACCTGCAAACAGGCAAAGAGCTATGGCGCATCAATGCCTCAGCAACAGGCGTATCTCTTGTGCCCTCCTTCGGCTACTTATACTCCTTCCATGACGGTAACCAACATGGCGTTCTACCCAACGGTCTACTAATCGCAACAACCACATCCTATACAGGTCTCGGTACAGTTTGGAAAGCATATGACGCTCGAACAGGTGTATTGACAACAATGAACGTAACCAACATTCCCTCCGGTACAGCCACTGGCACCTTAGCCGCATCAATGTCAACTGGCGCATCAGCAGCAGGCCCAAGAGGCGAATATTTGATATACACTCTAGCAAACCTAGGAACTACAGCAAGTCCTAAATGGTATCTATCACAATGGAACTTCTCAAAAATACATCAACTAACAGCTGGACAAATAGGAGCAGGCAACTGGTATCCAGGAACATTCAATGCGACTGATTCTCGCATGTACGACTGGAACGTATCCTTGCCATCGCTTGCTGGAACAGGTTGGAGTATCTACAGAGATGTTCTGGTCGATGACCGATTACTCCTCGTCCAAGGAAGCTTAGGAACTGGACCAAGAACTCAAGGATATGGCGCAAACATAACAGCAATAAATCTTAACGCCAATTCAAGAGGAACCACTCTGTGGAGCAAATACTATGCACCAGCACCAAACAATGTGACACGAGTAATCGTAGCGGTTGATGCAATCGCAGGAACATTCGTCACTGAAGACAAAGAAACCCTAGAACTCAATGGCTTTAGTCTCCAAAATGGAAATCACCTATGGACTGCAGAAACACCTGTAGTGGAATGGGATACACTAAGACGAGATTCACTCAGTGCTTATGGTAATTTCTACGCTGCAGGATACGACGGCATACTCTACTGCTATGACGACGCAACGGGGAAACTTAAATGGTCATACGGAAATGGTGGAGAAGGTAACAGTACTTACGCAGGCTTAGACACAGTCTATGGTCACTACCCAATCTTCGTGGACGTCATTGCTGACGGTAAAGTTTACGTTGGAGTCACAGAACACTCGCCAGACCAACCGCTCTACAAAGGCGCAAAATACAGATGCATAAACGCAACCACAGGCGAAGAAATCTGGGCTCTCACAGGAATGGGCTCAGGCATGTATGTCGGCATGACGGACGTTATTGCAGACGGATACTTTGCTTACCTAAACATCTATGACATGCAAGTCTACTGCGTCGGCAAAGGTGCAAGCAAACTCACTGTAGAAGCACCGCCAGCGGCAGTAACTCAAGGTCAAAGCGTAGTAATCAGAGGAACCATCACTGACATCGCTGCAGGCACAACTCAAAAAGAGCAAGCGGCACGTTTCCCCAACGGTGTACCATGCGTTTCTGACAAGAGCCAAGGTGCATGGATGGAATACGTCTACATGCATAAGGAAAAACCAACAGACGCAACTGGCGTTGAAATTTCAATCGCTGTCATCGACGCAAACGGTAACTACCGCGTTATAGGAAATACCCTTAGCGACTCAAGCGGAACCTATGGCATCCAATGGACTCCCGACATCCCTGGTAAATACACGGTTATCGCAGCCTTCGCAGGTTCAAATTCATACTATGGCTCTTCTGCACAGACTTACTTTGCAGTAGACGAAGCAGCTGCTACCGCTACACCACAACCCATAGTGGAACAATCAATGGCTGACTTATACTTCCTACCAGCAATCGCAGGCTTATTCGTTGCAATAATAGTCATAGGGCTGTTGATCATCTTAATGCTCAGAAAACGACCATAA
- a CDS encoding PQQ-binding-like beta-propeller repeat protein: MNIEKQNSKKICCIITLLLMISMAIPLMALPTASAHTPAWEIPTYAFIHVSPNPIGVSQQATIVVWLGDVISGASEANDIRFHDYKLTITKPNGATETVTWSVVWDTTSSAYTLYTPDQTGTYTLNFSFPGQVYTWSGAYQGDTYLPSSKTTTLTVQEEPISQLAPYALPTEYWTRPIEGQNSNWYIVSSHWLGTGSPQLVDGKFRSAEDGVGPSTSHVMWSKPIQNGGVVGGSNVGIEGNMFYTGLTYNRRMGNPIIMYGRLYYQEPLGLTGTGGPTVCVDLRTGEELWRRTDLPSLSFGYYYDVDVPNQHGVFYEGLLFTANFARAFDARTGDPLFNVTNVPTGTAVLGPKGEHLRYVISNAGTAQSPNWRLLQWNSSRLWNMTTTLSTPTISATNDGGTADRYDWNVSIPWRVGMASATVVGAIFGDVLLGYNNTLPSMTSQAPYTMWAISLKESSRGQLLWMKTYNPPEGNVTRSFALKTIDEVNRVFIAYDKDTMAFTGFDLDTGNQLWKISHPENASDFDFYNYLGSIGFNTAYGKLYYSGFGGVLYCYDTATGNLLWTYGNGGKGNSTNSGLETAWGNYPIFITTIADGKVYLETGEHSPNTPLYKGAKARCVDAETGEELWTLLSWGGHHRREGYALAEGYYVYTNHYDMQIYSIGKGPSATTVQAPLTQITAGESIIVQGKVIDIAAGTKQSEQSARFPNGVPCVSDESMGEWMEYVYMQKPKPTDTKGVEVLISAIDPNGNYIVLGTATSDASGLYSLVWTTPNVPGKYTVTATFAGTEGYYGSYAETAVVVSEATPTVAPTETPQSMADVYFVPAVIGVIAAIILVGAIPTLLLLKKRP, translated from the coding sequence ATGAATATAGAAAAACAAAATTCAAAGAAAATATGCTGCATAATCACATTGCTTTTAATGATATCCATGGCTATCCCACTGATGGCATTGCCAACTGCTAGTGCGCACACCCCTGCATGGGAAATCCCGACTTACGCCTTCATTCACGTCTCACCAAACCCTATAGGCGTCAGCCAACAAGCAACAATCGTTGTTTGGCTTGGAGACGTCATTTCAGGTGCATCCGAAGCCAACGATATTAGGTTCCATGACTACAAACTCACAATAACAAAACCAAATGGCGCCACAGAAACAGTAACCTGGAGCGTCGTATGGGACACGACTTCATCTGCATACACCTTATACACGCCCGACCAAACAGGAACATATACTCTCAACTTCAGCTTCCCAGGACAAGTATATACTTGGAGTGGAGCCTACCAAGGCGACACCTACCTGCCCAGCAGCAAAACAACAACCCTGACAGTACAAGAAGAGCCAATCTCTCAACTTGCACCATATGCACTTCCAACAGAGTACTGGACACGCCCCATAGAAGGACAAAACTCAAACTGGTACATAGTTTCATCACACTGGCTAGGGACAGGTTCACCCCAACTGGTTGACGGAAAATTCAGGTCCGCAGAAGACGGCGTAGGACCCAGCACCTCCCACGTCATGTGGAGCAAGCCAATCCAAAACGGAGGAGTTGTGGGCGGTAGCAACGTCGGCATTGAAGGCAACATGTTCTATACTGGACTAACCTACAATCGAAGGATGGGTAACCCTATAATCATGTACGGCAGGCTATACTATCAAGAACCATTGGGGCTCACAGGTACAGGTGGACCGACAGTATGCGTTGACTTACGAACAGGGGAAGAACTGTGGAGAAGAACAGATTTGCCCAGCCTATCATTTGGTTACTATTACGACGTAGACGTACCAAATCAGCACGGTGTTTTCTACGAGGGATTACTTTTCACGGCCAACTTTGCCCGAGCGTTCGATGCACGTACAGGAGACCCCTTGTTCAACGTCACTAACGTTCCCACAGGTACTGCAGTTCTTGGTCCAAAAGGAGAACACCTCCGATATGTCATCTCTAATGCAGGAACAGCCCAAAGCCCTAACTGGCGTTTGCTACAATGGAACTCGTCTAGACTTTGGAACATGACTACGACACTTTCAACACCAACAATCTCTGCAACCAATGATGGCGGCACCGCAGATCGCTATGACTGGAACGTTTCAATACCTTGGCGCGTAGGAATGGCCTCAGCAACGGTCGTTGGAGCCATTTTTGGCGATGTACTGCTTGGCTACAACAACACTTTGCCTTCGATGACTAGTCAAGCGCCTTACACGATGTGGGCGATAAGTCTAAAAGAATCATCACGAGGGCAGTTGCTTTGGATGAAAACCTACAATCCACCAGAGGGCAATGTAACCAGAAGTTTTGCATTGAAGACGATAGATGAAGTTAATCGCGTGTTCATAGCCTACGACAAAGACACGATGGCGTTCACAGGCTTCGACCTAGACACTGGTAATCAACTATGGAAAATAAGCCACCCAGAAAACGCTTCTGACTTTGACTTCTACAACTATTTGGGCAGTATTGGCTTTAACACGGCTTACGGCAAACTTTACTACTCGGGCTTTGGCGGCGTACTCTACTGCTACGACACAGCAACAGGAAACTTGCTATGGACTTACGGAAACGGCGGCAAAGGCAACAGCACTAACTCGGGTCTTGAAACAGCTTGGGGCAATTATCCTATCTTCATAACAACAATCGCTGACGGCAAAGTCTACTTGGAAACTGGCGAGCACTCACCGAATACTCCACTCTACAAGGGTGCAAAGGCACGATGCGTTGACGCTGAGACTGGCGAAGAATTATGGACATTGCTCTCGTGGGGCGGGCATCATAGACGTGAGGGCTATGCCCTTGCAGAAGGGTACTACGTATACACCAATCACTATGACATGCAGATATACAGCATCGGTAAAGGACCAAGTGCTACTACAGTGCAGGCACCATTAACCCAGATAACAGCAGGTGAGAGCATAATCGTACAGGGCAAGGTAATTGACATCGCTGCAGGCACCAAGCAGTCTGAACAGTCCGCGCGCTTCCCTAACGGTGTACCCTGTGTTTCTGACGAAAGCATGGGCGAATGGATGGAGTACGTGTACATGCAAAAACCAAAGCCAACAGACACAAAAGGTGTTGAAGTACTAATCAGCGCAATTGACCCCAACGGCAACTATATCGTCCTTGGCACCGCAACAAGTGACGCCAGCGGATTATACAGCTTGGTTTGGACGACACCTAATGTCCCTGGCAAATACACGGTAACCGCTACGTTTGCTGGCACAGAGGGCTACTACGGCTCCTACGCAGAAACCGCAGTTGTCGTTTCCGAAGCGACACCTACTGTTGCGCCAACAGAAACACCCCAATCCATGGCTGACGTGTACTTTGTTCCCGCTGTAATCGGCGTAATTGCCGCAATCATATTGGTAGGGGCAATACCGACGCTGTTGCTACTTAAGAAACGGCCATAA
- a CDS encoding winged helix-turn-helix domain-containing protein — protein sequence MKQIARRDRLKIYGDLLSIFYAQKEEKIVLTRIQVQMKVPFDRLKTYISELIYLGLIQDEVSFKLTEKGKQYLVEYERVLDFMKRMGIAYK from the coding sequence ATGAAACAAATTGCGCGCAGAGACCGATTGAAAATTTATGGAGACCTTTTGTCAATATTCTACGCGCAAAAAGAAGAAAAGATTGTTTTAACACGAATACAAGTACAGATGAAAGTTCCTTTTGATAGGTTGAAAACTTACATCTCAGAGCTAATTTACTTAGGGTTGATTCAAGATGAAGTTTCGTTTAAGTTGACAGAAAAGGGTAAGCAGTACCTTGTTGAGTACGAAAGAGTTCTTGATTTTATGAAGCGTATGGGTATAGCTTACAAGTAG
- a CDS encoding translation initiation factor IF-5A: MSRPVDVGSLRVGGYMMIDGEPCRIVDIAKSKPGKHGAAKARIVAIGIFDNQKRQFVKPVDASAEIPIIDKRPGQIFALNPNGVQIMDLETYEYLDAPFPDEEDLKAKLTAGAEIEYWKILGKVKIVRAK; encoded by the coding sequence ATGAGCAGACCAGTAGATGTTGGAAGTTTACGCGTTGGCGGCTACATGATGATTGACGGCGAACCATGCCGCATCGTGGATATTGCAAAATCTAAACCAGGCAAACACGGAGCCGCCAAAGCAAGAATAGTAGCCATCGGAATATTCGACAACCAAAAAAGGCAATTCGTAAAACCAGTCGACGCAAGCGCAGAAATTCCAATAATCGACAAACGACCAGGACAAATCTTTGCCTTGAACCCGAACGGCGTGCAAATAATGGATTTAGAAACCTACGAGTACTTGGACGCGCCGTTCCCAGATGAAGAAGACCTCAAAGCTAAACTAACTGCAGGCGCAGAAATCGAATATTGGAAGATACTTGGCAAAGTCAAAATTGTACGAGCAAAATAA